One Pecten maximus chromosome 7, xPecMax1.1, whole genome shotgun sequence genomic window carries:
- the LOC117330288 gene encoding actin-like, with the protein MATYKDDNAAVVIDNGSGMCKAGFAGNDAPRAVFPPKVGRPKSDLGKVGMKYKDCYVGDEADTRRGILSQECPLMERGVITNWDDMEKVWHHTFHNELRVAPEEHPVLLTETPLNPKENREKAIQIMFETFKIPAFYLATPAMLSLYTSGKITGVVLDSGDGVSHVVPIYEGYALPHAIKRVDLAGRDLTAYLQKLLNERGYHFTTSAEMEIVRDIKEKTTFVALDFESELKSSTKSSTVEKSYDLPDGGIVTIGNERFRCPEVLFQPSLTGMECNGIHDQLHSSVMACDSDTAFYVAIQAVLSLYSSGCTSGVVFDAGDGVSHVVPIYEGYALPHAIKRVDLAGRDLTAYLQRILHERGYNFTSSAEQEVVRDMKEKMAYVALDFETEMDTASKSSTIERTYELPDGQIVTIGNERFRCAEPLFQPSFIGMEAAGIHELLHNSVMSCDIDIRRDMYGHVVLSGGSTMFPGIADRFKKEMDAIVPNSMKVKVIAPPERKYSVWIGGSILGSLSTFQQMWVTKQEYDECGPGIVHRKCF; encoded by the exons ATGGCTACTTATAAAGACGACAACGCTGCTGTTGTCATTGACAACGGGAGTGGGATGTGTAAAGCGGGATTCGCAGGAAACGATGCTCCACGGGCTGTTTTTCCTCCCAAAGTAGGCAGGCCGAAATCTGAC CTCGGAAAAGTTGGTATGAAATATAAAGATTGTTACGTAGGAGATGAGGCGGATACCAGACGTGGTATACTTTCCCAGGAGTGTCCGCTCATGGAGCGCGGAGTCATCACTAACTGGGACGATATGGAGAAAGTGTGGCACCACACATTCCACAACGAGCTCCGTGTGGCTCCCGAGGAACATCCGGTCCTGTTGACAGAGACGCCACTTAATCCTAAGGAGAACAGAGAAAAAGCAATACAG ATAATGTTCGAGACTTTTAAAATACCCGCCTTCTACTTGGCGACACCGGCTATGCTGTCTCTATACACTTCTGGAAAAATCACAGGGGTCGTGCTTGATTCTGGGGATGGTGTGTCCCACGTGGTACCTATATACGAGGGATACGCCCTCCCTCATGCCATCAAACGTGTGGACCTGGCAGGTCGTGACCTCACAGCCTACCTCCAGAAACTCCTTAACGAGAGAGGATACCATTTCACGACTTCAG CTGAAATGGAAATTGTCCGTGATATTAAAGAGAAGACCACCTTCGTTGCTCTAGACTTCGAAAGCGAATTGAAATCATCAACGAAGTCTTCCACAGTAGAGAAATCGTACGACCTTCCGGACGGTGGAATTGTCACCATTGGCAACGAAAGGTTCCGGTGTCCAGAGGTTCTATTTCAGCCATCGCTTACAG GTATGGAGTGCAATGGGATCCACGATCAGCTACACAGCTCAGTTATGGCTTGTGATAGTGACA CCGCCTTCTACGTGGCGATACAAGCTGTTCTATCTCTCTACTCATCCGGATGTACCTCGGGGGTCGTGTTTGATGCCGGGGATGGTGTGTCCCACGTGGTACCTATATACGAGGGCTATGCCCTCCCTCACGCCATCAAACGTGTGGACCTGGCAGGTCGTGACCTCACAGCCTACCTCCAGAGGATCCTTCACGAGAGAGGATACAACTTCACGTCATCAG CTGAACAAGAAGTTGTTCGAGATATGAAGGAGAAAATGGCCTACGTGGCTCTCGACTTCGAAACTGAGATGGATACGGCATCGAAATCGTCAACAATAGAAAGAACTTATGAACTTCCAGATGGACAGATTGTTACTATTGGCAACGAGAGGTTCCGATGTGCAGAACCCTTGTTTCAACCATCATTTATAG gaatggaAGCAGCAGGAATTCACGAGCTTCTCCACAACTCTGTGATGTCCTGTGATATCGACATCCGACGTGACATGTACGGTCACGTGGTCCTGTCTGGTGGCTCTACAATGTTTCCAG GCATTGCTGACCGATTTAAGAAAGAAATGGATGCTATAGTACCTAACAgcatgaaggtcaaggtcatcgcCCCTCCGGAGAGGAAGTATTCCGTGTGGATCGGCGGGTCTATCCTGGGGTCTCTGTCTACATTTCAGCAGATGTGGGTAACGAAACAGGAGTACGATGAATGTGGACCAGGAATTGTTCACAGAAAGTGTTTTTAA
- the LOC117330282 gene encoding actin-1-like, producing MSDDYDVIVLDCGSGVCKAGLAGEDEPRVVFPTITGRFHNSEVNMPGLGVSECYIGNEAQKKREVLALEYPIEHGIVTNWDDVEKILHHTFYNELHVAPKERPILLTKPPLNPKANTEKMAQDRSNLRYISLYFINIYSFS from the exons ATGTCTGACGATTACGATGTAATAGTGCTTGACTGCGGGAGTGGTGTGTGTAAGGCGGGATTAGCCGGGGAAGACGAACCGCGCGTGGTATTCCCGACCATAACCGGGAGATTTCATAACAGT GAGGTGAATATGCCAGGCTTGGGGGTCAGTGAATGCTATATAGGGAATGAGGCTCAGAAAAAACGCGAGGTCCTCGCCCTTGAGTACCCAATAGAACACGGCATCGTCACTAACTGGGACGACGTGGAGAAGATCTTGCACCACACCTTCTACAATGAGCTCCATGTAGCTCCCAAAGAACGTCCTATCCTTCTGACAAAGCCCCCATTGAATCCTAAGGCCAACACAGAAAAAATGGCTCAG GATAGAAGTAATCTGCGCTACATTTCCTTGTACTTCATCAACATCTACTCGTTTTCGTAG